Genomic segment of Mercurialis annua linkage group LG6, ddMerAnnu1.2, whole genome shotgun sequence:
GAAAAAATAAGAACCCGCTTATGATCCGACAGACGCAACGAATGTCCTATAACCAATCAGAGTTCCATAATTTATTGTCCTAGTAAAATTTTTGACACAAGCCATTGCGGGAAAACTAGAAAgataaataaagttaaaaaacgCAACTCATTTGATCCACAGTAATCCCTTATAAAGTAAAGGGTACTGATATGTTCGTACGCCTAGTCTTTCTTGGTGTAGTGACGGACTGCGAATGCTAGGCCTAAGATTAAAAGAGGCACTAGAAACTGCAAGATCTTTATCAAAAACTCTGAACTCTTATCTTGATTGTAGCTGGTTTGTGGTTTAGGAATGTGAGTGCGTCTTTGAGGAAGACTGGTTGAATCAATTTCACCGATGTAGTATTTTTCCATCATGTCTCTGGCAGAATCACTATGACCCACGTCTTCAAAATCATTTGTAGCGTCTTTTCCTGCAATCAGCAAGAGCCATGAATAATCTCAAGCAAGGCGTTGTTCGGGTTGGTTGAAGATGATATACTACAAATATGAAATTACCAGTTGAGGACAATAAAACATCATCTCCCCCAGGATGATCATCCATGAACGGGGTGACATCATAAACCTGAATACAGAATGACGATGAAAAAACAttcaataaatcaataaaacaaAAAGTACTATAAACTATCCAGGCATTTGTGAGCACTGCATGTCACGGGCGTATCATACAATCAATCTCATGCTAATTGAACAGAACAAACCGCGAAAGATCCACATTTGAtggaaagaaaacaaaaggtaAATGATTCCTGTTTACACATTAAGAATTAAACATGAGCGTTTGGTAATGAAATGAGAAGTTCCGCTACTTTTCCATCACCATTGATCTGTCTGCAAGTGTAACTTACCATTACCAGTCAATCAATAATGTTTCAAAGGCATCCCAATTATTTATGCATATAAAATATCATATGATTAGTCAGAACAATGTTGAGTCATCTATTGACACAAAACAGCGACAGTGGGCCCCAAGGGATCATTCAGCAGAAACTGaaattatactattattttATGGTATGAGCTATACACATAATACAAACCAAATTGAATGACGATTTATTCATAGTTATATTTTGATTACAAATCCTTTGTCTTCCACGGCCAATACAAAAGTTTGCCAATGAGAGAACCAAAAAATAAGTTGGTCACGGTTTTATGTAGTGAGTCAAAATAGTGAAGTGTGCTGCGAGTACTCTGTGGTTGTGCAAAGGTCACAAGCTAGACCTTGCTGAGTTTCATGCTTGTATCCATTTTGCATTAAAAATTGGGCATAATGTCTTAAGATGCTAACAATACTTTCAAGATCGTCACATTAATGGCGATATTTAAAACTTATTCGAATTTCCTAACAGGTCAGCCACTAACCGAAACAAACTTCATTTAGACAacaaaatgacattttatacaTGAAAAGGTTATAAAAACAGATGAAAACatgacttaaaaataaaatatgccTAAGATCTCTTTCTAATGAATGGAAATTAGACAGTCAAAAGTTtctgaagaaaataaaataaaaaggaattcAATTCAACATTAGAATCTAAagaaatacaaacctttccGGAAATAACAAGCCAACAATCTTTGAGCTTGTTGTGGTTTGCAACCTCATCATATGACAGAATCTTCGGATCTGACGCCATTGAAAATCCTGAATACACAAacaatttaatttctataacatagaattaaacatataaacacaccaatacaaatcaaattaacaaaaaaagggATCTAAATcaaccaaataacaaaattaataccAATCACAGAGACGGAgaacacaagaaaaataaaagggcaacagaaaagattaaaaatttatggattaaaaGCGAAGAAAATCAAGAATTGTGAAAAGGGTGAACCTGCTAGAGAGAAGATTTTAGAGAAATGGAACTCTTGGTTTCTTGTTTTTGTCAGCAGCTTATTTCTCAAAAACTGTTATTCGGCTACTTCCAAGCATTTATTTGCCAAAATTCTTCAAAAGCTAGGCGTTAtgacttttctttaatttactATTTTGTCCATAGCTGACTAGGGGTACTATGGTCATTATTTTTGCTCACTTTTCTTGCCATAAAATACTTATAATGCACcgttgatatttaaaaaaaaaagaataggcACTATTgatatttattagaaaaaggGCACTATtgatgtttataaaaaaaacactgTTATTAGTTTGGTAATTTAGTGGCTTGGAAAGAAGTATGCAAGATGAAAAGCGAAGAAGGTTTAGGGGTGAAAGATATTGCTTTCTGGAATAAAATTGCTATTATGAAACATATATAGAAATCGATTGATGTTAGAGAATCTTTCTGAGCTTAGTGAGTTGCCAAGAATAAACTGAAGATGTTAAGTTTTTGGGGAATTACAAAGCCATTAATAGCTAGCTGGAGTTGGAGGAACTTGATCAAGTTGAGGCAAGACATTAAAGGTTGGTTTGAGCACAAGTTGGGGAAGGGGGAATTGTCTTTCTGGCATGATCCATGGCTAAAAGGCAAAGTCATTACTGAGCTGTTTCCTAACACTGTTATTGATGAGTTTGACATTCCAAAACATGCTAAAGTGAAAAATAttgtgggggggggggggggggggggcgatTGCCTGACCCAATGACACTCAAATTGAAATTTCTTGGAATATGATAAAAGTGATAAAGGAAACTCTTGACTTAAGTTTCTTCCTATTCTATACCAATATTTCCTCCTTAGGTTAAACTATTTAGTCTCCTGTAATGTTGTAATTAAATTCCTTTTTAGAATAGTTTTCCTATTTCAATCAATTTGGATACTGAGGATAGTATTACCTGGTAGCATAATGCTTCAGGCAAGTTCTCGGTTAGCTCAGCCTGGAAGTGTTTCAGACATGAGCATACTAAAGTAATTTGGTGGAGAAATGGAGTCCAGGGTACATTCCTAAGCATAGTTTCATAGCATGGCTTGCCATTAAAGGAAAGCTGAGAACTAGAGACAAGTTGAAATCATGGGGCTGTGTTGATGATGATGGCTGTGTGTTATGTAATATTGGAACAGAATCTTTAGAacacttattttttaattgcaGGGTGTCTTCTGTTGTGCTGAGAAATATCTTGTGTCAACAGAATCTATCAAATATGGAGAGGAAGAAACAAACCCATTTTTCGAAGGTGTATGACATTTTGAAATCTATTCGACAAAATATACTTCTGAAGCTATTTTCCAAAAAGAATAGCTCTGAGATGTTTATACAATTATATCATAGATGGCATAGTATAAATTAGTTGGGTCGTTGGTGACCAAATTGTGTATTTTTTAGTTAGCTTGTTTGAGCTGGTGTTGTGGATCgttttttagctttaatataaTCTCTCGTACCTTTTACCAAAAAAAGGCActattgatattaaataaataaactttatcatttaaaaatatttcattttttaatatttttttatagtccTATCGTtttaaatcttcaattttaacttattttttaattttcaatttcaattgtaaCCATTTGTTAAAATtgtagtaataaaaaaattcaacaaaaatttatgaataaatGTGATTTAAGGTGGTAGTTATGAATCGATAATTAGGATTTCGTATGGTTTATGTATACggttatatgtatttttattctATTGTTTTATTAATGTTTACTAGTAAATGTACAAACTCACTAGTTTTaactaacgttttaaagttgaACCATTTTCAGGTATTGGTTCACGTTTTTGAGATTGATTTCCGACTTTGTTATTTACGGAAATATTTTTGGAATCTTTAAGTTGTAGTCTTCTTACTTCTAGTAGATCCGTAGTAGCAGTAATAGTGTATTAGCAGTCTGGCGTCTCGACCGCTAGGTATATTTTCAATGATATCTATCAGTGCCGGAACCAGGACTCCAATTTAGGAGGGTCGGAATTTTTACATtcggctatttaaaaaaataagcggttgtaaaaaaatttaaatgtgtaAATTTTTAGTTGTAGAGGCAGTTTTAACCGCTCCTAACACATGTAAGGGCGGCTATAACCGCCCTTACCTGAAAATTCCAaaaatctgtttttttttaaattttttttccggtaaagagggtcggccgaccctcttcGACCCTCCCTAGTTCTGTCCCTGATATCTATCATTTACTTTTATTTACATTTAGCATGTTTTCTGACATTCGTGTTTACATG
This window contains:
- the LOC126653641 gene encoding cytochrome b5 gives rise to the protein MASDPKILSYDEVANHNKLKDCWLVISGKVYDVTPFMDDHPGGDDVLLSSTGKDATNDFEDVGHSDSARDMMEKYYIGEIDSTSLPQRRTHIPKPQTSYNQDKSSEFLIKILQFLVPLLILGLAFAVRHYTKKD
- the LOC126687475 gene encoding uncharacterized protein LOC126687475, with the translated sequence MLSFWGITKPLIASWSWRNLIKLRQDIKGWFEHKLGKGELSFWHDPWLKGKVITELFPNTVIDEFDIPKHAKNSFPISINLDTEDRYIPKHSFIAWLAIKGKLRTRDKLKSWGCVDDDGCVLCNIGTESLEHLFFNCRVSSVVLRNILCQQNLSNMERKKQTHFSKVYDILKSIRQNILLKLFSKKNSSEMFIQLYHRWHSIN